A genomic window from Microbacterium sp. H1-D42 includes:
- a CDS encoding helix-turn-helix domain-containing protein, with translation MSTTDRAVSIGALADETRRALYEFIAAQPDPVTRDTAADAIEIPAHMARFHLDKLVEVGLLETEFRRLSGRTGPGAGRPSKLYRRATGTIAVSLPERRYDLVGHLLAGAIERAGDGMPLSDAVDAVAREEGRLIAASATASDSPDGEAPDDLVRIATVLDAHGYEPRRGGDALTLANCPFDSLARDHTQLVCSANLALIDGILDGLGCEQLCAHGEPHEGQCCVAVRPA, from the coding sequence ATGAGCACCACCGACCGTGCAGTGAGCATCGGCGCACTCGCCGACGAGACCCGGCGCGCCCTCTACGAGTTCATCGCCGCGCAGCCAGACCCCGTCACGCGCGACACCGCCGCTGACGCCATCGAGATACCGGCGCACATGGCCCGCTTCCACCTCGACAAGCTCGTCGAGGTGGGGCTGCTCGAAACGGAGTTCCGCCGACTGAGCGGCCGCACCGGCCCCGGAGCGGGCCGCCCGTCCAAGCTGTACCGCCGCGCCACCGGAACGATCGCCGTCTCACTGCCCGAGCGCCGCTACGACCTGGTCGGCCACCTGCTCGCCGGTGCGATCGAACGCGCCGGCGACGGGATGCCGCTGTCGGATGCTGTCGACGCGGTCGCCCGCGAAGAAGGACGCCTCATCGCAGCATCCGCGACAGCATCCGATTCGCCCGACGGGGAGGCCCCCGACGACCTCGTGCGCATCGCCACGGTGCTCGACGCGCATGGCTACGAGCCGCGCCGCGGGGGCGATGCGCTCACACTCGCGAACTGCCCCTTCGACTCGCTCGCCCGCGACCACACCCAGCTGGTGTGCTCGGCGAACCTCGCGCTGATCGACGGCATCCTCGACGGACTCGGCTGCGAGCAGCTCTGCGCGCACGGCGAACCGCACGAAGGCCAGTGCTGTGTGGCCGTG